The following are from one region of the Paenalkalicoccus suaedae genome:
- a CDS encoding iron-sulfur cluster biosynthesis family protein: MELTLHISEKAHAFYREEMGLTKGEELTFFVRVGGVGSGGFSVGLTRGKPVKASTAIEVEGVSYYVMEDDYWYLHGMTIDYDEDRSEVTFTHESFSDTFNPNEER, encoded by the coding sequence ATGGAACTAACTTTACACATATCAGAAAAAGCTCATGCTTTTTATAGAGAAGAGATGGGGTTAACCAAAGGCGAGGAGCTGACGTTTTTTGTTCGAGTCGGGGGCGTAGGTTCTGGCGGATTTTCCGTAGGATTAACTCGTGGCAAACCAGTAAAAGCCTCTACTGCAATAGAAGTAGAAGGCGTGTCGTACTATGTGATGGAAGATGACTATTGGTATTTACACGGTATGACGATCGATTATGATGAGGATCGAAGCGAAGTAACCTTTACCCACGAATCCTTCTCCGACACGTTTAACCCGAATGAAGAGCGTTAA
- a CDS encoding THUMP domain-containing class I SAM-dependent RNA methyltransferase, which yields MTTYTLMATATMGLEAIVGKEVKDLGFENVRVENGRVLFDSDMRGIAKANMWLRTADRVKLIVGQFRATTFEDLFEQTKALPWSEFISEDAEFPVLGRSVKSTLFSISDCQAIVKKAIVESLKQTYNISWFQETGAKTTIEVALLKDVATITIDTSGDALHKRGYRELHNKAPLKETMAAAMIQLTNWKPDMPFYDLFCGSGTIPIEAAMIGQNIAPGSNRSFDFEKWHWFDRALHASVLEEAEDLAKYDQPLDIHGSDNDRTMISLAQKNAMEAGFPDQISFTQLKAQDFRTTKWQGVIVSNPPYGERLEERDTVEVLYKELGKALKSLDHWSIYLITSHPTFENLFGRKATKNRKLYNGNIKTHYYQYFGKRLPRN from the coding sequence ATGACTACGTATACATTAATGGCCACTGCGACAATGGGCCTCGAAGCAATTGTCGGGAAAGAGGTTAAGGACCTTGGCTTTGAAAACGTACGAGTAGAAAACGGCCGCGTATTATTTGATTCTGATATGAGAGGAATCGCCAAAGCAAATATGTGGTTACGCACAGCAGATCGCGTCAAGCTTATTGTCGGTCAATTCCGCGCTACAACATTCGAAGATTTATTTGAGCAAACGAAGGCTCTTCCATGGTCAGAGTTTATTTCTGAGGACGCGGAATTCCCCGTATTAGGAAGATCGGTAAAATCAACGTTATTTAGTATCTCTGACTGTCAGGCGATCGTGAAAAAGGCAATTGTAGAGAGCTTAAAGCAGACTTACAACATTAGCTGGTTCCAAGAGACTGGTGCAAAAACAACGATTGAAGTTGCCTTACTTAAAGATGTTGCAACAATCACGATCGATACGAGCGGCGATGCGTTGCATAAACGTGGCTACCGCGAGCTTCATAACAAAGCGCCACTAAAAGAAACGATGGCAGCAGCAATGATCCAATTAACAAATTGGAAGCCTGATATGCCGTTTTATGACCTGTTCTGTGGATCAGGTACTATTCCAATTGAAGCGGCTATGATCGGTCAAAATATTGCTCCTGGATCAAATCGTTCGTTTGATTTTGAAAAATGGCATTGGTTTGATCGTGCCTTGCATGCATCGGTATTAGAAGAAGCAGAAGATCTTGCAAAGTATGACCAGCCATTGGATATACACGGATCAGATAATGATCGTACGATGATTTCATTAGCGCAAAAAAATGCGATGGAAGCTGGCTTCCCAGATCAAATTTCCTTCACGCAACTGAAAGCGCAGGATTTTAGAACGACAAAATGGCAGGGTGTCATTGTATCAAACCCACCATACGGGGAGCGTTTAGAAGAAAGAGATACGGTAGAAGTGTTGTATAAAGAATTAGGGAAAGCCCTTAAGTCCCTTGATCATTGGAGCATCTACTTGATCACTAGCCATCCAACCTTCGAGAATTTATTCGGTAGAAAAGCAACGAAGAACCGCAAACTTTACAATGGTAACATTAAAACGCATTACTATCAGTATTTCGGTAAGCGACTTCCAAGAAACTAG
- a CDS encoding reverse transcriptase-like protein — protein MIEVYIDGASAGNPGASGAGIFIKAPSGHIKESIPLPPMSNHEAEFYACLKAVKRCKEEGFRIISIRSDSKIVVDAVEKQYVKKELYKPMLQEIISMMEHDFDYAFIKWIPTKSNGEADHLAKKAIRQSLA, from the coding sequence ATGATTGAAGTGTATATTGATGGCGCAAGCGCAGGGAACCCTGGAGCAAGCGGCGCTGGTATTTTTATTAAAGCACCGTCTGGACATATAAAAGAATCTATTCCACTCCCGCCTATGTCGAATCATGAAGCGGAATTTTACGCTTGTCTTAAAGCGGTCAAACGCTGTAAAGAAGAAGGATTTCGTATTATTTCTATACGGTCAGATTCAAAAATTGTCGTTGATGCTGTGGAGAAGCAATACGTCAAAAAAGAGCTGTATAAGCCGATGCTACAAGAGATTATCTCGATGATGGAGCATGATTTTGACTATGCTTTTATAAAATGGATCCCGACTAAAAGTAACGGAGAAGCGGATCATTTAGCAAAGAAAGCGATCAGGCAGTCATTGGCTTAA
- the gpsB gene encoding cell division regulator GpsB encodes MERKLTAKLTKNEIYEKDFKSSMRGYNQDEVDQFLDEIIKDYEAFETYIQQLEEEVEKLKKQPAPAEPRTQAKPQPAPGNTNYDILRRLSNLEKHVFGSKLYD; translated from the coding sequence ATGGAACGTAAATTAACTGCAAAATTAACGAAGAATGAGATATACGAAAAAGACTTTAAATCAAGTATGCGTGGGTATAATCAAGATGAGGTTGATCAATTCTTAGATGAAATTATCAAGGATTATGAAGCATTTGAAACATACATTCAGCAACTTGAAGAGGAAGTAGAAAAGCTTAAAAAGCAGCCGGCGCCAGCAGAACCGAGAACACAGGCAAAGCCACAGCCAGCTCCTGGTAACACAAACTATGATATTTTACGTCGATTATCAAACCTTGAGAAGCACGTGTTTGGGAGCAAACTGTACGACTGA
- a CDS encoding SLOG family protein: protein MYHVLAVSGYKPHEIGVFNEKHEQLPFLKKAIKRKLSDLISEFGVEWITISGQAGVELWAAEACLLLQEEGVDIKLAVLAPFMEQEEKFPEKVKELYEKVWLESDFQDYITKRPYDSPAQLKLKNEFIVNKTQAMMLLYDESTEGTPKFYLEAAKKKQESTDYPIFYVTPDDIEDMIRAEQDWN, encoded by the coding sequence ATGTACCACGTACTTGCCGTATCAGGCTATAAACCTCATGAAATTGGGGTTTTTAACGAAAAGCACGAACAGCTCCCCTTTCTAAAAAAAGCAATTAAACGTAAGTTATCGGATCTCATTAGCGAATTTGGCGTAGAATGGATTACAATAAGTGGACAAGCTGGCGTTGAATTATGGGCAGCTGAAGCATGTTTATTGTTACAAGAAGAGGGCGTAGACATTAAGCTTGCCGTGCTCGCTCCATTTATGGAACAAGAAGAGAAGTTCCCTGAAAAAGTGAAAGAGCTATACGAAAAGGTATGGCTAGAGAGTGATTTTCAAGACTACATCACTAAAAGACCTTACGATAGTCCAGCTCAGCTGAAACTTAAAAATGAATTTATCGTAAATAAGACACAGGCAATGATGCTCTTGTATGATGAATCGACTGAGGGAACACCTAAGTTTTATTTAGAAGCTGCTAAGAAAAAGCAAGAATCGACGGATTATCCCATTTTTTATGTGACACCGGACGATATAGAGGATATGATAAGAGCAGAGCAAGACTGGAATTGA
- a CDS encoding CotD family spore coat protein encodes MRGCNCNKGKTLPAQICPTVQGVNEINCDYNVPVIHPSHTTNVVNHRYNFYHSYPHTESTVNRVFNQNFVQGPGPGQVQGQNQGFNGGPGGPLVQGIQQNRPPCGY; translated from the coding sequence ATGAGAGGCTGCAACTGCAACAAAGGAAAGACTTTACCAGCACAAATTTGCCCAACGGTTCAAGGGGTGAACGAAATTAACTGTGATTACAACGTTCCTGTTATCCATCCAAGTCATACAACGAACGTTGTTAACCATCGCTATAATTTCTATCATAGCTACCCGCACACTGAGTCTACGGTAAACAGAGTTTTTAATCAGAATTTTGTTCAGGGCCCTGGTCCTGGTCAGGTTCAAGGTCAAAATCAAGGCTTTAACGGCGGTCCAGGTGGACCACTCGTGCAAGGTATTCAACAAAATAGACCACCTTGCGGATATTAA
- a CDS encoding 3'-5' exonuclease, with amino-acid sequence MELSITQFLRHILLDKWRFHLAFSRYKKKHVDAYAACLKQLELFQSFKKRDAHLKDITYTVFDLETTGFYPNVGDEILSIGALKMNVNHISFPEQYYELVHVNKPIPKAVQKLTELTNDDCRYAKKFPEVLQSFLEFADNTVLVAHPASFDVVFLKEMCKKWGLPVPPFTYIDSYLVANDLFPDSKNSLDELLERFDINQLERHHALNDALMTADMFTKLIDELVIREINTLEEINDSNA; translated from the coding sequence ATGGAGCTCTCAATCACTCAATTTCTACGGCATATATTGCTAGATAAGTGGCGGTTTCACCTCGCGTTTTCGCGCTATAAAAAGAAGCATGTGGATGCTTATGCAGCTTGCCTCAAGCAACTTGAGTTGTTTCAATCATTTAAAAAACGGGATGCTCACTTAAAAGACATTACCTATACTGTCTTTGATTTAGAAACAACGGGCTTTTATCCGAATGTAGGAGATGAGATTCTTTCGATAGGGGCACTAAAAATGAATGTCAATCACATATCATTTCCCGAGCAATATTATGAACTGGTGCATGTGAATAAACCGATACCAAAGGCCGTACAGAAGCTTACGGAATTAACAAATGACGATTGTCGTTATGCCAAAAAGTTCCCTGAAGTGTTACAGAGCTTTTTAGAGTTTGCGGATAATACGGTATTAGTTGCTCACCCAGCAAGCTTTGATGTCGTGTTTTTAAAAGAAATGTGCAAAAAATGGGGATTGCCTGTACCTCCGTTTACGTACATTGATTCTTATCTAGTTGCCAATGATTTATTTCCAGATAGTAAAAATAGCTTGGATGAACTTCTCGAGAGGTTTGACATTAACCAACTAGAGAGGCATCACGCACTAAACGACGCTCTCATGACGGCGGACATGTTTACTAAATTAATCGATGAGTTAGTCATTAGGGAAATAAACACGCTCGAGGAAATAAACGATTCAAACGCGTAA
- a CDS encoding DUF294 nucleotidyltransferase-like domain-containing protein: MTSTNTYEDLIRHAFPFDLLDDNQFARLIKRSERASFKENEYVFHEEDEEVEVYFLLKGLAKNVLHREDGQQFSVRFYYPGDLIGLMILLASGQMNFSVQALEDCETVRFRKSEFLKIMTENDAFSDVILTGIGERMKSLYDEIKKERNVTDKENIGLFRTRVHTIMEPVRKISPTKTIQDAAKLITEWNTAGIVVVHDSGMLAGVITQQQVIRGFMQGSANDPVKDWMEHSPHTIQENAFSYEVLTFFKDDYIDLVPVMKGEQVVGILMAESFLQLQDSKYLNLSYRMQHAKHVRELKKLAPSYSADFHTFTEALLNERTHPTEVCEFISSYNDQLHRKIITFALKDMEREGFGKPPIGFCFVVMGSQGRKEQAFSTDQDNGLILANYQHLANKRDIEEYFHRFAAKVNDGLMEAGFPECKGGIMARERRWCREIAEWEEEVIRWVRESDSQEIRDFTIFIDYRPVYGDFTLAESLRDAITEKISKGKLLHAMLMKDTIRFRIPINPLGRISVKGKSKTIDLKKSALMQIVNGVRIFAIRYGIQEVSTVARLKKLQEMEIFHPRDVKNAKLAMDVLLDFRIRENIRQLRHDEPLSNELSPQNLDKDDRRQLKDALIIAKRLQQMSELSFQKNRGI; the protein is encoded by the coding sequence ATGACTAGCACGAATACGTATGAAGATTTAATTCGCCATGCCTTTCCGTTTGATTTATTAGATGATAATCAGTTTGCGAGATTGATCAAACGCTCGGAGCGTGCGTCGTTTAAGGAGAACGAATACGTCTTTCATGAAGAAGATGAAGAAGTAGAAGTATATTTTTTACTAAAGGGATTAGCAAAAAATGTGCTGCACAGAGAGGATGGGCAACAGTTCTCTGTACGCTTTTACTACCCTGGAGACTTAATTGGTCTCATGATCCTACTTGCGAGCGGTCAAATGAATTTTTCTGTCCAGGCGCTTGAAGACTGTGAGACAGTTAGGTTCCGCAAAAGCGAATTTTTAAAAATCATGACAGAAAATGATGCGTTTAGTGATGTTATATTGACAGGTATCGGAGAGCGCATGAAATCGCTGTACGATGAGATTAAAAAAGAGCGCAACGTGACAGACAAAGAGAATATTGGACTCTTCCGCACGCGCGTGCATACGATCATGGAGCCTGTTCGTAAAATTAGTCCAACAAAGACGATTCAGGATGCTGCAAAGCTAATAACCGAGTGGAATACGGCAGGAATTGTGGTCGTACATGACTCAGGTATGCTTGCAGGAGTTATTACGCAGCAGCAGGTGATTCGAGGCTTTATGCAAGGAAGCGCGAACGATCCTGTGAAAGATTGGATGGAGCATAGTCCGCACACCATTCAAGAAAATGCGTTTAGCTATGAGGTACTAACGTTTTTTAAAGATGACTATATTGACCTTGTCCCGGTTATGAAAGGGGAGCAGGTAGTCGGTATTTTAATGGCAGAGTCATTTTTACAGCTCCAAGATTCGAAGTATTTGAATTTATCGTATCGCATGCAGCACGCAAAGCACGTAAGAGAGCTTAAGAAGCTTGCACCTTCGTATAGTGCAGATTTTCATACGTTTACGGAGGCCCTCCTAAACGAGCGCACGCACCCAACAGAAGTGTGCGAATTCATCTCTAGCTACAATGATCAGCTACATCGTAAAATCATCACCTTTGCGTTAAAAGATATGGAGCGAGAGGGCTTTGGCAAGCCACCAATCGGCTTTTGCTTTGTCGTCATGGGATCACAAGGACGCAAAGAGCAAGCGTTTAGTACAGACCAAGACAATGGGCTAATTCTTGCAAACTATCAGCACTTAGCAAACAAGCGGGACATAGAGGAATATTTCCACCGTTTTGCAGCGAAGGTGAATGACGGGCTCATGGAGGCTGGATTCCCTGAGTGTAAAGGGGGTATTATGGCGAGAGAGCGCAGATGGTGTCGAGAAATAGCGGAATGGGAAGAAGAAGTTATTCGCTGGGTGCGAGAAAGCGACAGCCAGGAAATTCGCGACTTTACGATCTTTATTGATTACAGACCAGTGTACGGTGATTTTACTTTAGCAGAATCATTGCGCGATGCGATTACAGAAAAAATATCAAAGGGAAAGCTTTTGCACGCGATGCTCATGAAGGATACGATTCGCTTTCGAATTCCGATTAACCCGCTCGGACGAATTTCTGTGAAGGGGAAAAGTAAAACCATTGATTTGAAGAAGTCGGCGCTAATGCAAATTGTGAACGGTGTGCGGATATTTGCTATTCGCTATGGGATCCAAGAAGTCAGTACCGTAGCGAGATTAAAGAAGCTTCAAGAGATGGAGATCTTTCACCCAAGAGACGTCAAAAATGCAAAGCTTGCGATGGATGTTTTGCTAGACTTTCGAATTCGAGAAAATATTCGTCAGTTAAGACACGATGAACCACTATCGAACGAATTATCTCCACAGAATCTAGATAAAGATGATCGAAGACAATTAAAGGATGCTCTTATCATTGCAAAGCGCCTCCAACAGATGAGTGAGCTCAGCTTCCAAAAGAATCGAGGCATTTAA
- a CDS encoding ribonuclease H-like domain-containing protein: MSLKKKLLRMKTHLQTEEPKEITPPKQEVATKNEEDAFRELGFEPFYFDNQVSYRKRVMYDYEEGLYDRLHALNFIGIEQHPLAFTEHPSKLLFFDTETTGLSSGAGNMIFLLGYVRAHDTGLEVTQHLLPQPTEEAAFMSGFLDDFLEDDRIVSYNGKSFDWPHVKSRHAFLRKFLPKLPETGHIDLLHAARRLWKDELPSCRLAIVEEHKLKKPRVGDTPGSLAPLLYMDFVRERDPAILAGIIEHNDQDVRSLVTLYVLLAEKVLGYSHTEIHEHEKIAKWYETLKLEEKAEYHYKEAITRAVTPSREAHFRLGKLYKKQKRYQEAKHELHQAIATALPHTDALLELAKLYEHQEKDVDMAYKLTKLASKSVLKKQEASVATRLNRLQRKREGKK; the protein is encoded by the coding sequence ATGAGTCTAAAAAAGAAACTGCTACGAATGAAAACCCATTTACAAACGGAAGAACCAAAAGAAATAACGCCTCCTAAACAGGAGGTGGCCACTAAAAACGAAGAGGATGCCTTTCGAGAGCTTGGATTTGAACCCTTTTATTTTGATAATCAAGTGTCTTATAGAAAGCGTGTCATGTATGACTACGAAGAAGGGCTGTATGACAGGCTCCACGCGCTAAACTTTATAGGGATCGAACAGCATCCACTCGCGTTCACAGAGCACCCTTCCAAGCTTTTATTTTTTGATACGGAAACAACGGGACTGTCCTCTGGAGCGGGAAACATGATCTTTTTATTAGGCTACGTAAGAGCGCATGATACAGGGCTTGAAGTCACACAACACCTGCTCCCACAGCCAACTGAGGAGGCTGCGTTTATGAGTGGCTTTTTAGACGACTTTTTAGAGGATGATCGCATTGTTTCGTACAATGGAAAGTCGTTTGATTGGCCCCACGTCAAATCTCGTCACGCCTTTTTAAGAAAGTTTTTGCCGAAGCTACCGGAGACCGGTCATATCGACCTTTTGCATGCAGCACGTAGGCTTTGGAAGGATGAGCTACCATCGTGCCGTCTTGCTATTGTAGAAGAGCATAAGCTAAAAAAGCCTCGTGTAGGGGATACGCCAGGTAGCCTTGCCCCACTTTTATATATGGACTTTGTGCGTGAACGTGATCCAGCGATTCTAGCTGGTATAATCGAGCATAATGATCAAGACGTACGAAGCCTCGTGACGCTTTACGTTCTTTTAGCTGAAAAAGTATTAGGCTACTCTCATACAGAGATTCATGAGCATGAGAAAATTGCGAAATGGTACGAAACATTAAAGCTTGAGGAGAAAGCGGAATATCACTACAAAGAAGCGATTACTCGAGCGGTAACTCCGTCTCGTGAAGCACATTTTCGACTCGGGAAACTATATAAAAAACAAAAGCGTTATCAAGAGGCCAAACACGAGCTACATCAAGCGATTGCTACAGCGCTGCCCCATACCGACGCGCTTTTAGAGCTAGCAAAACTATATGAACATCAAGAGAAAGACGTGGATATGGCATATAAGTTAACAAAGCTTGCTAGTAAATCTGTGTTAAAAAAGCAGGAGGCAAGCGTTGCGACGAGACTTAACCGATTACAACGAAAGAGAGAAGGTAAAAAATGA
- a CDS encoding DEAD/DEAH box helicase, with protein sequence MLGKKSLSMLLDELKQDENVSHWHVMKEQEARYADFPDSLDPTIKQALQNRGVTSLYTHQRSAYDAVMKQDNVVTVTPTASGKTLCYNLPVLSKYMQNNSSRALYLFPTKALAQDQKSELNELVDEMEIDLKSYTYDGDTPANIRQVVRKAGHIVITNPDMLHAAILPHHTKWISLFENLETIVIDELHTYRGVFGSHVANVIRRLKRICEYYGSKPTFICTSATIANPSELCQELIGEDVVLIDNNGAPRGKKHVVLYNPPVVHKQLNIRKSATRVVNELASQFLKQKIQTIVFARSRVRVEVILSHLQELTKKEINTRSIRGYRGGYLPNQRREIERSLRNGDTIGVVSTNALELGVDIGQLQVCIMSGYPGSVASSWQQAGRAGRRKDESLVIMVANSTPLDQYIFQHPEFFFEGSPETARINKDNLIILVDHVKCAAYELPFKQGDRFDGLDVEEVLEYLTEERVIHHAQDKWFWMNDAFPAHNISLRSAAQENVVIIDQSDVANHRVIGEMDTFSAMTLLHDEAIYLHEGVQHQVEYLDWDEKKAFVREVDVDYFTDANLAVKLSVLEIDEEKQIGNHSIQYGDVMVTAMATIFKKIKLDSFENIGSGPIHLPEQELHTNGFVLQFEKETFAELREDHIEQVLIGLAHVMQHVASVHVMCDKNDLHAVPEVKAVYTEKPSVYLYDRYPGGIGLAERVYRQAEEVILKACEYVLMCPCESGCPSCVGMALSDSELEVKKWVRILLRDSTERTSIERTT encoded by the coding sequence ATGTTAGGTAAAAAATCACTCTCGATGCTTTTAGACGAATTAAAGCAGGATGAGAACGTATCGCATTGGCATGTCATGAAGGAGCAAGAGGCCCGCTACGCCGACTTTCCTGATTCGTTGGATCCAACAATTAAACAAGCGCTTCAAAACCGAGGCGTTACATCCCTTTATACGCATCAACGCAGTGCCTATGATGCCGTGATGAAGCAAGATAATGTCGTGACTGTAACCCCAACAGCATCCGGTAAAACACTGTGCTATAACTTACCGGTGCTATCCAAATATATGCAAAATAATAGTAGTCGCGCGCTTTATTTATTTCCGACAAAAGCACTTGCTCAAGATCAAAAGTCAGAGCTTAATGAGCTTGTGGATGAAATGGAGATTGACTTAAAGAGCTATACGTACGATGGCGATACACCAGCGAATATCCGCCAAGTCGTCCGCAAAGCAGGACATATTGTTATTACAAACCCAGATATGCTACATGCGGCGATCCTCCCACATCATACAAAATGGATCTCGCTATTCGAAAATCTGGAGACAATCGTCATTGATGAGCTTCACACATATCGAGGTGTATTCGGATCCCACGTTGCGAATGTGATTCGACGGTTAAAGCGAATTTGCGAGTACTACGGAAGTAAACCGACGTTTATTTGCACATCTGCAACGATTGCAAACCCGTCTGAACTTTGTCAGGAGCTAATAGGTGAAGACGTCGTGTTAATCGACAATAACGGAGCGCCGCGGGGGAAAAAGCACGTTGTTTTATATAATCCACCCGTTGTCCATAAGCAGTTAAATATACGAAAAAGCGCCACTAGAGTAGTGAACGAGCTCGCTAGCCAGTTTTTAAAGCAAAAAATACAAACGATTGTTTTCGCAAGGAGTCGTGTAAGGGTCGAGGTTATTTTAAGTCACCTCCAGGAGCTCACAAAAAAAGAAATTAATACACGCTCTATCCGAGGCTATCGCGGTGGCTACTTACCTAACCAACGCCGAGAAATTGAGCGAAGTCTTCGTAACGGGGATACGATTGGGGTCGTTAGTACGAATGCGTTAGAGCTTGGTGTTGATATCGGTCAACTCCAGGTGTGTATTATGAGCGGCTATCCTGGTTCCGTTGCGTCAAGCTGGCAACAGGCGGGGCGTGCCGGGAGACGAAAGGATGAGTCGCTCGTTATTATGGTGGCAAACTCTACACCACTTGATCAATATATATTTCAGCATCCTGAATTCTTCTTTGAAGGCTCTCCAGAAACAGCCCGAATTAATAAGGATAATCTGATTATTTTAGTTGACCATGTAAAGTGCGCAGCCTACGAGCTTCCGTTTAAACAAGGAGACAGATTTGATGGACTCGATGTAGAAGAGGTTTTAGAATACTTAACGGAAGAACGCGTCATCCATCATGCGCAAGATAAATGGTTTTGGATGAACGATGCGTTTCCAGCCCACAACATCAGCCTTCGCTCAGCTGCTCAAGAAAATGTTGTGATCATTGATCAGTCAGACGTTGCTAATCACCGAGTTATTGGTGAAATGGATACGTTCTCTGCGATGACACTCCTACACGATGAGGCAATCTATTTACATGAAGGTGTCCAGCACCAAGTAGAGTATTTAGACTGGGACGAGAAAAAGGCATTTGTCAGAGAGGTCGACGTTGACTACTTTACAGATGCAAACCTTGCGGTAAAGCTTTCTGTATTAGAAATTGACGAAGAAAAACAGATCGGCAATCATTCGATTCAATACGGAGACGTCATGGTAACCGCGATGGCGACGATCTTTAAAAAAATCAAGCTTGATTCCTTTGAGAATATTGGATCTGGTCCGATTCACCTGCCAGAGCAAGAGCTTCATACTAATGGGTTTGTGCTTCAGTTTGAGAAGGAGACGTTTGCTGAACTTCGCGAGGATCATATCGAGCAAGTACTGATTGGTCTCGCTCACGTTATGCAGCACGTTGCATCGGTTCACGTCATGTGCGATAAAAATGATTTGCACGCAGTCCCAGAAGTGAAAGCCGTTTACACCGAAAAGCCGTCCGTTTATTTATACGACCGCTATCCAGGAGGAATTGGTCTAGCGGAGCGGGTTTACAGGCAAGCGGAGGAAGTGATTTTAAAAGCATGTGAGTACGTATTAATGTGTCCGTGCGAATCTGGATGCCCATCCTGTGTTGGAATGGCTTTATCTGACTCTGAACTTGAAGTGAAGAAGTGGGTTCGAATCCTCCTTCGTGATAGTACAGAGAGAACGTCTATAGAGAGAACAACATAA